One window from the genome of Actinoplanes teichomyceticus ATCC 31121 encodes:
- the aceB gene encoding malate synthase A produces the protein MTEILSDEAVAFVADLNRRFRPRRNELLRARAARRAEIAAGASLGFLTETADIRAAEWSAPPAPADLRDRRVEITGPTERKMTINALNSGAKVWLADLEDANTPHWSNVVDGQRNLHDAIRRTIRLETDRKTYELNGGPYPTIVVRPRGWHLDERHLPVDGEPAVGALVDFGLYFFHNAKELLERGSGPYFYLPKMESHKEAELWNDVFTHAQERLGIPVGTIRATVLIETIPAAFEMEEILYALRPHISGLNAGRWDYLFSIIKYFRDNPRMILPDRAAVTMTAPFMRAYTELLVSTCHKRGAFAMGGMAAFIPSRRDPQVNEVALARVREDKEREAADGFDGSWVAHPDLVPICREIFDGVLGDRPNQLGRLRPDVAVEAADLLDVAALGAQVTEAGLRNNVNVALQYVEAWLRGNGAVAIHNLMEDAATAEISRSQIWQWIHNDVKLPDGTPITAELVGRIEDEELATIRAAIGDEAWTAGRFDDARKLFERVALADEFADFLTTAAYDSID, from the coding sequence ATGACCGAGATCCTGTCCGATGAGGCTGTGGCGTTCGTCGCCGATCTGAACCGCCGCTTCCGGCCGCGCCGGAACGAGCTGCTGCGGGCGCGGGCCGCCCGGCGGGCCGAGATCGCCGCCGGGGCCAGCCTCGGGTTCCTCACGGAGACCGCGGACATCCGGGCGGCCGAGTGGTCCGCCCCGCCGGCGCCGGCCGACCTGCGGGACCGCCGTGTCGAGATCACCGGGCCGACCGAGCGGAAGATGACCATCAACGCGCTCAACTCGGGCGCCAAGGTCTGGCTGGCCGACCTGGAGGACGCGAACACGCCGCACTGGTCGAACGTGGTCGACGGGCAGCGGAACCTCCACGACGCGATCCGGCGGACGATCCGCCTGGAGACCGACCGCAAGACGTACGAGCTGAACGGCGGCCCGTACCCGACCATCGTGGTGCGCCCTCGCGGCTGGCACCTGGACGAACGGCACCTGCCGGTGGACGGCGAACCGGCGGTCGGCGCCCTGGTCGACTTCGGGCTCTACTTCTTCCACAACGCCAAGGAACTGCTCGAACGCGGCAGCGGGCCGTACTTCTACCTGCCCAAGATGGAGTCCCACAAGGAAGCCGAGCTGTGGAACGACGTCTTCACCCACGCCCAGGAGCGGCTGGGCATCCCGGTCGGCACCATCCGGGCCACCGTGCTGATCGAGACCATCCCGGCCGCGTTCGAGATGGAGGAGATCCTGTACGCGCTGCGCCCGCACATCTCCGGGCTCAACGCCGGGCGCTGGGACTACCTGTTCAGCATCATCAAGTACTTCCGCGACAACCCGCGGATGATCCTGCCGGACCGCGCCGCGGTGACGATGACCGCGCCGTTCATGCGGGCCTACACCGAGCTGCTGGTCTCCACGTGCCACAAGCGTGGGGCGTTCGCCATGGGCGGGATGGCCGCGTTCATCCCCAGCCGGCGTGACCCGCAGGTCAACGAGGTGGCGCTGGCCCGGGTGCGCGAGGACAAGGAACGCGAGGCCGCGGACGGCTTCGACGGCTCCTGGGTGGCCCACCCCGACCTGGTCCCGATCTGCCGGGAGATCTTCGACGGCGTGCTCGGCGACAGGCCGAACCAGCTCGGCAGACTGCGCCCGGACGTCGCGGTCGAGGCGGCCGACCTGCTCGACGTCGCCGCGCTGGGCGCCCAGGTCACCGAGGCGGGCCTGCGCAACAACGTCAACGTCGCGCTGCAGTACGTGGAGGCGTGGCTGCGCGGCAACGGCGCGGTCGCGATCCACAACCTGATGGAGGACGCCGCCACCGCGGAGATCTCCCGCTCGCAGATCTGGCAGTGGATCCACAACGACGTCAAGCTGCCGGACGGCACCCCGATCACCGCCGAGCTGGTCGGCCGGATCGAGGACGAGGAGCTGGCCACGATCCGGGCGGCGATCGGGGACGAGGCGTGGACCGCGGGACGCTTCGACGACGCGCGCAAGCTGTTCGAGCGGGTCGCCCTCGCCGACGAGTTCGCCGACTTCCTGACCACCGCGGCCTACGACTCGATCGACTGA
- a CDS encoding 8-oxoguanine deaminase yields MIRIENVAVATVDAAGTEHADGHVVVGDDGRIVAVGAGRATGFDAAERVDGHGCLVTPGLINTHHHLYQWATRGLALDETLFGWLTTLYPIWGRLDAEIVGAAAGAGLGWLALSGCTTSMDHHYVFPREGGDVLAAEIEAARRIGLRFHPTRGSMDLSRKDGGLPPDHVVEDTDEALAATEAAIDRWHDPSPDAMLQIAVAPCSPFSVTTRLMTEAAALARRKGVRLHTHLAETGDEEEFCRNQFGCTPVEYAERVGWLGDDVWLAHGVHLDDSAITRLGATGTGVAHCPSSNARLGAGAARVRELLDRGVPVGLGVDGAASQEVSHLGAELRQALYTARLRGGPKAMDAREALRLGTIGGARCLGRSDHLGSLEVGKLGDLVMWRLDGLGHEGIDDRLAALVFGPPARVELALVGGRPVVKGGELVNADEETLTAGARRAHRRLLETER; encoded by the coding sequence GTGATCCGGATCGAGAACGTCGCGGTCGCGACCGTCGACGCGGCCGGCACCGAGCACGCCGACGGCCATGTGGTGGTCGGTGACGACGGCCGGATCGTGGCGGTCGGGGCCGGCCGGGCCACCGGGTTCGACGCCGCCGAGCGGGTCGACGGCCACGGCTGCCTGGTCACGCCGGGCCTGATCAACACCCACCACCATCTGTACCAGTGGGCGACCCGGGGCCTGGCCCTGGACGAGACCCTGTTCGGCTGGCTGACCACGCTCTACCCGATCTGGGGCCGGCTGGACGCGGAGATCGTCGGGGCGGCGGCCGGTGCCGGGCTGGGCTGGCTGGCTCTCTCCGGCTGCACCACCAGCATGGACCACCACTACGTGTTCCCCCGCGAGGGCGGCGACGTGCTGGCCGCCGAGATCGAGGCGGCGCGGCGCATCGGCCTGCGGTTCCACCCCACCCGCGGGTCGATGGATCTGAGCCGCAAGGACGGCGGGCTGCCCCCGGACCACGTGGTCGAGGACACCGACGAGGCGCTCGCCGCCACCGAGGCGGCGATCGACCGCTGGCACGACCCGTCGCCGGACGCGATGCTGCAGATCGCGGTCGCGCCCTGCTCGCCGTTCTCGGTCACCACCCGGCTGATGACGGAGGCCGCGGCGCTGGCCCGGCGCAAGGGGGTGCGGCTGCACACCCATCTCGCCGAGACCGGCGACGAGGAGGAGTTCTGCCGCAACCAGTTCGGCTGCACCCCGGTGGAGTACGCCGAGCGGGTCGGCTGGCTCGGCGACGATGTCTGGCTGGCGCACGGCGTGCACCTGGACGACTCCGCGATCACCCGGCTGGGCGCCACCGGCACCGGCGTGGCGCACTGCCCGAGCTCCAACGCCCGCCTCGGGGCGGGCGCGGCGCGGGTGCGTGAGCTGCTCGACCGGGGCGTACCGGTGGGGCTGGGGGTCGATGGCGCGGCCTCGCAGGAGGTGTCGCATCTCGGCGCCGAGCTGCGGCAGGCGCTCTACACCGCGCGGCTGCGTGGCGGGCCGAAGGCGATGGACGCGCGCGAGGCGTTGCGGCTCGGGACCATCGGCGGGGCGCGTTGCCTGGGCCGGTCCGATCATCTCGGGTCGCTGGAGGTGGGCAAGCTGGGTGACCTGGTGATGTGGCGGCTCGACGGGCTGGGGCACGAGGGGATCGACGACCGGCTGGCGGCGCTGGTGTTCGGGCCGCCGGCCCGGGTCGAGCTGGCGCTGGTCGGCGGCCGGCCGGTGGTGAAGGGCGGTGAACTGGTCAACGCCGACGAGGAGACGCTCACCGCGGGGGCGCGGCGGGCACATCGCCGACTGCTGGAAACGGAGCGTTAG
- the pucL gene encoding factor-independent urate hydroxylase gives MLGPNRYGKAETRLVRVHRDGDMHRLVDFTVGVALAGDLAATHLTGDNSGVLPTDTMKNTVYALAKQHGVDEPETFALLLARHFMKTQGRLTSARVSVESFGWDRLGPHSFRRRGEHTRTTAVTVTREATQVVSGVTGLVLLNTTASEFHGFVKDRYTTLPETTDRILATAVDARWRHLGDEADWGRSFQGAVDAMTGAFVNTYSYSLQQTLMAMGTMVLAGRPEIAEIRLALPNKHHYLVDLSPFGLDNDNEVFIAGDRPYGLIEGTVTRDDVPPADAQWYL, from the coding sequence GTGCTCGGACCGAACCGTTACGGCAAGGCGGAGACCCGGCTGGTCCGGGTGCACCGGGACGGTGACATGCACCGGCTGGTGGACTTCACCGTCGGCGTCGCGCTCGCCGGCGACCTGGCCGCGACCCACCTGACCGGCGACAACTCCGGCGTGCTGCCCACCGACACGATGAAGAACACCGTGTACGCGTTGGCCAAGCAGCACGGCGTCGATGAGCCCGAGACGTTCGCGCTGCTGCTGGCCCGGCACTTCATGAAGACCCAGGGGCGGTTGACGTCGGCGCGGGTGAGCGTCGAGTCGTTCGGGTGGGACCGGCTCGGCCCGCACTCGTTCCGGCGGCGCGGCGAGCACACCCGCACGACCGCGGTCACCGTGACCCGGGAGGCCACCCAGGTCGTCTCCGGTGTCACCGGGCTGGTGCTGCTGAACACCACCGCGTCGGAGTTCCACGGCTTCGTCAAGGACCGGTACACCACGCTGCCGGAGACCACCGACCGCATCCTGGCCACCGCGGTGGACGCCAGATGGCGTCACCTGGGGGACGAGGCGGACTGGGGCAGGTCGTTCCAGGGCGCGGTGGACGCGATGACCGGCGCGTTCGTCAACACGTACAGCTACTCGCTGCAGCAGACGCTGATGGCGATGGGCACCATGGTGCTGGCCGGCCGCCCGGAGATCGCCGAGATCCGGTTGGCGCTGCCGAACAAGCACCACTACCTCGTCGACCTGTCGCCGTTCGGGCTGGACAACGACAACGAGGTGTTCATCGCCGGCGACCGGCCGTACGGGTTGATCGAGGGCACCGTGACCCGGGACGACGTGCCGCCGGCCGATGCGCAGTGGTACCTGTGA
- the uraH gene encoding hydroxyisourate hydrolase, which translates to MPSDAGTAAAAHARISTHILDTVTGEPARDVYVRLERRDADGWLTVGEGRTDDDGRLRYRVPMRDWQAGGYRLLFYVEPYLGGQCFFPEITVAFHVHDPDRDYHVPLLLSRYGYTTYRGS; encoded by the coding sequence ATGCCCTCTGACGCCGGCACCGCGGCGGCCGCTCACGCCCGCATCTCGACGCACATCCTGGACACCGTCACCGGCGAGCCGGCCAGGGACGTCTACGTGCGGCTGGAGCGCCGCGACGCGGACGGCTGGCTGACCGTCGGGGAGGGGCGCACCGACGACGACGGCCGGCTGCGTTACCGCGTGCCGATGCGTGACTGGCAGGCCGGGGGTTACCGGCTGCTGTTCTACGTGGAGCCGTATCTCGGCGGCCAGTGCTTCTTCCCGGAGATCACGGTCGCGTTCCACGTTCACGACCCGGACCGTGACTATCACGTGCCGCTGCTGCTCAGCCGCTATGGCTACACCACCTATCGAGGGAGCTGA
- the uraD gene encoding 2-oxo-4-hydroxy-4-carboxy-5-ureidoimidazoline decarboxylase: MLTPVETFNELPAEHLTGQLLACLAAPAWGAEIAAGRPYPDRAAIIAAADAAARALSWEDVLRGLSAHPRIGERAAGDSREAAWSRAEQSAAGRSADDATGAALAEANQAYEERFGHVFLIFASGRSRGEILAAARERLGNDQSTERTIVAEELRKIARRRLERVLDAL; encoded by the coding sequence GTGTTGACCCCCGTGGAGACGTTCAACGAGCTGCCGGCCGAGCACCTGACCGGACAGCTGCTGGCCTGCCTGGCGGCCCCGGCCTGGGGTGCCGAGATCGCCGCCGGGCGACCGTATCCGGACCGGGCCGCGATCATCGCCGCGGCCGACGCCGCCGCCCGCGCCCTCAGCTGGGAGGACGTGCTGCGGGGCCTGTCCGCGCACCCGCGGATCGGCGAGCGGGCGGCCGGTGACTCGCGCGAGGCGGCCTGGTCCCGGGCGGAGCAGTCGGCCGCGGGGCGCAGCGCCGACGACGCGACCGGGGCCGCGCTGGCCGAGGCCAATCAGGCGTATGAGGAGCGGTTCGGTCACGTGTTCCTGATCTTCGCGAGCGGCCGGAGCCGGGGCGAGATCCTGGCCGCCGCCCGGGAGCGGCTCGGCAACGACCAGAGCACCGAGCGGACGATCGTGGCGGAGGAGCTTCGCAAGATCGCCAGGCGGCGGCTGGAGCGGGTGCTCGATGCCCTCTGA
- a CDS encoding ATP-dependent RNA helicase codes for MPADALPDLPVRALLPEVAATLAEAGAAVLVAPPGTGKTTLVPLALADAGRVLVAEPRRVAARAAARRMAALLGEPVGERVGYAVRGERRVSRRTVVEVVTTGLLVRRLQRDPELPGTSVVILDECHERHLDSDLALAFLIEVRGVLRPELRLLATSATADADRLAAVLGPPRRPAPVITAQARTHPVETLWSPPAGPLAPPHGLRVDPRLLDHVAATTRRALAEGDGDVLVFLPGAREIDTVADRLRDVAADVLQLHGRQSGAAQDAALRPGPGRRVVLATSIAESSLTVPGVRAVVDCGLSRVPRMDHSRGLGALVTVPVSRSAAVQRAGRAGREAPGRAYRCWSAAQHERLPAQPEPEIAAADLTGFALDLALWGDPDGSGLALPDQPPPGALRAATTTLHDLGAVDAEGRVTPRGRTLAAAGLHPRLARALLDGAALVGARRAAEIIAVLDDPGTVPDDLAAAVRRARAGNAPAWRSEVRRLTAAATPDAPQPAGASQPAGASEPGDSLPGASEPGDSQPGDSLPGDSQPGDSEPGTAAPLAASAVADLAAPPVPRSEGAPLPSATAPESGRQLPDPTGTASGRPVASAGTAGSRVADDLATGLVVGLAFPERVARVREPGGRSYLMAGGTAAELPGESSLAGTHWLAVAAADRASGARTARIRSAAPLDEATAHEVAGALFSSDTEIGWADGDVVARRVQRLGAITLSSTRLTDPDPAALRDALRTGLRTAGLGLLTWSRAAGDLRARLAFAHAALGDPWPDVSDTALLEHAEDWLDLGSARRRADLAKIDVAAALRRLLPWSVAGRLDEVAPERLPVPSGSQIRVDYTDPAAPVLAVKVQEAFGWRDAPRLADGRVPVLLHLLSPAGRPVAVTRDLASFWQQGYPQVRAEMRGRYPRHPWPEDPMTAPPTRRANPRSR; via the coding sequence ATCCCCGCCGACGCCCTGCCCGATCTCCCGGTCCGCGCCCTGCTGCCGGAGGTCGCCGCCACGCTCGCCGAGGCCGGAGCCGCCGTGCTGGTCGCGCCGCCCGGCACCGGCAAGACCACGCTGGTGCCGCTCGCTCTGGCCGACGCGGGCCGGGTGCTGGTCGCCGAGCCACGCCGGGTCGCCGCCCGCGCCGCCGCCCGGCGGATGGCCGCGCTGCTGGGTGAGCCGGTCGGCGAGCGGGTGGGTTATGCGGTGCGCGGCGAGCGCCGGGTCTCCCGGCGGACCGTGGTCGAGGTGGTCACCACCGGTCTGCTGGTCCGCCGCCTGCAGCGCGATCCCGAGCTGCCCGGCACGTCGGTGGTGATCCTCGACGAGTGCCACGAGCGGCATCTCGACTCCGACCTGGCGCTGGCCTTCCTGATCGAGGTGCGCGGGGTGCTGCGTCCCGAGCTGCGGCTGCTGGCGACGTCCGCCACCGCCGACGCCGACCGGCTCGCCGCGGTGCTCGGTCCGCCGCGCCGGCCGGCCCCGGTGATCACCGCGCAGGCCCGCACCCATCCGGTCGAGACGCTCTGGTCACCACCGGCCGGTCCGCTCGCCCCGCCGCACGGCCTGCGGGTCGATCCGCGACTGCTCGACCACGTGGCGGCCACCACCCGCCGCGCGCTCGCCGAGGGCGACGGCGACGTGCTGGTCTTCCTGCCGGGCGCCCGGGAGATCGACACGGTCGCCGACCGGCTGCGCGACGTCGCGGCCGATGTCCTGCAACTGCACGGCCGCCAGTCCGGTGCCGCGCAGGACGCCGCGCTGCGGCCCGGGCCGGGCCGCCGGGTGGTGCTGGCCACCTCGATCGCCGAGAGCAGCCTGACCGTGCCCGGAGTGCGCGCGGTGGTGGACTGCGGGTTGAGCCGCGTGCCCCGGATGGACCACTCCCGGGGGCTGGGCGCGCTGGTCACCGTCCCGGTGTCCCGCTCGGCGGCGGTCCAGCGAGCCGGCCGGGCCGGACGGGAGGCGCCCGGCCGGGCGTATCGGTGCTGGTCGGCGGCTCAGCACGAGCGCCTTCCGGCCCAGCCCGAGCCGGAGATCGCGGCGGCCGACCTGACCGGCTTCGCGCTCGACCTGGCGCTCTGGGGCGATCCCGACGGCAGCGGCCTGGCCCTGCCCGACCAGCCACCACCGGGCGCCCTGCGCGCCGCCACCACGACCCTGCACGACCTGGGCGCGGTGGACGCCGAGGGCCGGGTCACCCCGCGCGGGCGCACCCTGGCCGCCGCGGGTCTGCATCCGCGGCTGGCGCGGGCCCTGCTGGACGGCGCCGCGCTGGTCGGCGCCCGGCGGGCCGCGGAGATCATCGCGGTGCTCGACGACCCCGGCACCGTGCCGGACGACCTGGCAGCGGCGGTACGGCGGGCCCGGGCCGGCAACGCCCCGGCGTGGCGCTCCGAGGTCCGCCGGCTGACCGCAGCCGCCACGCCCGACGCGCCGCAGCCGGCCGGCGCCTCACAGCCGGCCGGTGCGTCGGAGCCCGGCGACTCGCTGCCCGGCGCCTCGGAGCCCGGCGACTCGCAGCCCGGCGACTCGCTGCCCGGCGACTCGCAGCCCGGCGACTCGGAGCCGGGCACTGCCGCGCCGCTCGCCGCTTCCGCGGTCGCCGATCTCGCCGCACCACCGGTTCCCCGCTCCGAGGGAGCGCCTCTGCCCTCCGCCACGGCACCGGAGTCCGGGCGGCAGCTGCCCGACCCCACGGGCACCGCTTCCGGGCGGCCGGTCGCCTCGGCCGGGACGGCTGGTTCCAGGGTTGCCGACGACCTGGCCACCGGGCTGGTCGTCGGGCTCGCCTTTCCCGAGCGCGTGGCACGGGTCCGGGAGCCGGGCGGCCGTTCCTACCTGATGGCCGGCGGCACCGCGGCCGAACTGCCCGGGGAGAGCTCGCTGGCCGGGACCCACTGGCTGGCGGTCGCCGCCGCCGACCGGGCCTCCGGCGCGCGCACGGCACGGATCCGCAGCGCCGCGCCGCTCGACGAGGCCACCGCGCATGAGGTGGCGGGAGCGCTGTTCAGCTCGGACACCGAGATCGGCTGGGCCGACGGCGACGTGGTCGCCCGCCGGGTGCAGCGGCTCGGCGCGATCACGCTGTCCAGCACCCGGCTGACCGACCCGGATCCGGCCGCGCTGCGCGACGCGCTTCGCACCGGACTGCGCACTGCCGGGCTGGGCCTGCTGACCTGGAGCCGCGCGGCCGGGGACCTGCGCGCCCGGCTGGCGTTCGCGCATGCCGCCCTCGGCGATCCCTGGCCGGACGTCTCCGACACCGCGCTGCTCGAACACGCCGAGGACTGGCTGGATCTGGGTTCCGCGCGCCGGCGCGCCGACCTGGCGAAGATCGACGTGGCCGCCGCGCTGCGACGGTTGCTGCCGTGGTCGGTGGCGGGCCGGCTGGACGAGGTCGCCCCGGAGCGCCTCCCGGTGCCGAGCGGCTCACAGATCCGGGTGGACTACACCGATCCGGCCGCACCGGTGCTGGCGGTCAAGGTGCAGGAGGCGTTCGGCTGGCGGGACGCTCCGCGCCTGGCCGACGGCCGGGTGCCGGTCCTGCTGCACCTGCTGTCTCCGGCGGGCCGGCCGGTCGCCGTGACCCGTGACCTGGCCTCGTTCTGGCAGCAGGGCTATCCCCAGGTCCGCGCCGAGATGCGCGGCCGCTACCCGCGCCACCCCTGGCCGGAGGACCCGATGACCGCGCCACCGACCCGGCGCGCCAACCCACGCTCCCGATGA
- a CDS encoding putative bifunctional diguanylate cyclase/phosphodiesterase: protein MIGTLALALAVVAVGEVAGAPRLYTDAAQLAAGTIAAWACLVSARRRTGIPRNWRWLAAGGLAAWSAVRLWWVVQDLAGHAGDAPPTIFDIGFVVLPLCMLLGLLGVTRTRPRPVPSSPRRDQIALLIDSVLITGSVLALGWSTVPAGVLGPIAEWGTLAWWAAAYPVADLVLFTMVVLLLTTRPDSPAGRRPLCLIGAALLAFGVADSMRLLGLGPSWLRVTGYLLGPGLIALAALSPARPARIPPDRAALQRDWFHLLLPYVPVLVTGVVLLARTAAGHPLTSFQAYLGWLGLGLVVTRQMIIILDNTMLLDRVAETQRRLHHQAYHDPLTGLANRALFRERLVLALDANQHRGTPVAVLFADLDDFKLINDTYGHAMGDRVLHAIGERLRASVRPQDLVARLGGDEFAVVLDQSDTAVVAPAPRRGAVSALRRAVGRQRRYVLSAAGIRVSGEPGQQAAAGTPGRRRTDPPVAGAPERPGGPGSAAVPAARSGPVAAASSAAAAVSSSSAAVSSSAPVASSSAAASSFVPAASSAAGAASPTAPAAFPASMASAIASAAQAQARAWAAEADGVGERVLAALREPYLIDGRSVSVGVSIGLVAAEPGDRLSADLLLRRADAAMYAVKRRGKGALVRYTGPVDGPNADLPQLLAGALTGGDPAASGFEVHYQPIVRLGDRTTVAVEALARWTDPVAGPIHPDVFVTMAERTGLVSAIDDFVLDQACADAHALAERYGRPIDVHVNVSAGRLGRQGLEDAVDAALTRHALPPGRLVVEITETLRISDLPRAAAVVERLRARGVRVALDDFGSGYNALAQLHGLAVDTVKLDSTLTDVDTAPDRAGALCRSVVAICADLGITVVAEGIETPERAAALARLGCALGQGYLFGPPTPLAQLGEPAAPGSC from the coding sequence TTGATCGGGACTCTGGCGCTCGCCCTCGCGGTGGTCGCGGTCGGTGAGGTCGCGGGCGCGCCCCGGCTCTACACCGACGCCGCGCAACTCGCCGCGGGCACGATCGCGGCCTGGGCCTGCCTGGTCTCGGCGCGCCGCCGGACCGGCATCCCGCGCAACTGGCGGTGGCTCGCCGCGGGCGGGCTGGCCGCCTGGTCCGCGGTCCGCCTCTGGTGGGTGGTCCAGGACCTGGCCGGGCACGCCGGCGACGCCCCGCCGACGATCTTCGACATCGGCTTCGTGGTGCTGCCGCTGTGCATGCTGCTCGGCCTGCTCGGCGTGACCCGGACCCGGCCGCGGCCGGTGCCCAGCTCGCCCCGGCGCGACCAGATCGCGCTGCTCATCGACAGCGTGCTGATCACCGGCTCGGTGCTGGCGCTGGGCTGGTCCACGGTGCCGGCCGGGGTGCTCGGCCCGATCGCCGAGTGGGGCACGCTGGCCTGGTGGGCGGCCGCGTACCCGGTCGCCGACCTGGTGCTGTTCACCATGGTGGTGCTGCTGCTGACCACCCGGCCCGACTCGCCGGCCGGGCGGCGGCCGCTGTGCCTGATCGGGGCGGCGCTGCTGGCCTTCGGGGTCGCCGACAGCATGCGGCTGCTCGGGCTCGGGCCGTCCTGGCTGCGGGTCACCGGATATCTGCTCGGCCCCGGCCTGATCGCGCTGGCGGCGCTCAGCCCGGCCCGGCCGGCGCGGATCCCGCCGGACCGGGCGGCGCTGCAGCGCGACTGGTTCCACCTGCTGCTGCCCTACGTGCCGGTGCTGGTCACCGGCGTGGTGCTGCTGGCCCGCACGGCGGCCGGGCATCCGCTGACCTCGTTCCAGGCCTACCTCGGCTGGCTGGGGCTGGGACTCGTGGTCACCCGCCAGATGATCATCATTCTGGACAACACCATGCTGCTGGACCGGGTCGCCGAGACCCAGCGGCGGCTGCACCATCAGGCGTACCACGACCCGCTGACCGGGCTGGCGAACCGGGCCCTGTTCCGGGAGCGGCTGGTCCTGGCGCTGGACGCCAACCAGCACCGGGGGACGCCGGTCGCCGTCCTCTTCGCCGACCTGGACGACTTCAAGCTGATCAACGACACGTACGGGCACGCCATGGGCGACCGGGTGCTGCACGCGATCGGGGAGCGGCTGCGGGCCTCGGTGCGGCCGCAGGACCTGGTGGCCCGGCTGGGCGGGGACGAGTTCGCGGTGGTCCTCGACCAGAGCGACACGGCGGTCGTCGCACCGGCACCGCGGCGGGGCGCGGTGTCGGCGCTGCGCCGGGCGGTGGGGCGGCAGCGGAGGTACGTGCTGTCCGCGGCCGGGATCCGGGTCTCCGGTGAGCCCGGGCAGCAGGCGGCTGCGGGTACGCCGGGTCGCCGCCGCACGGATCCGCCGGTGGCCGGGGCGCCGGAGCGGCCGGGCGGGCCGGGGTCCGCCGCTGTGCCGGCCGCTCGGTCCGGCCCCGTCGCGGCGGCTTCTTCGGCCGCTGCGGCGGTTTCCTCCTCCTCTGCCGCGGTTTCTTCCTCTGCTCCGGTGGCTTCCTCTTCTGCTGCGGCTTCTTCTTTCGTCCCGGCGGCTTCTTCGGCCGCTGGGGCGGCTTCTCCCACCGCCCCGGCGGCCTTCCCGGCCTCGATGGCGTCCGCGATCGCTTCGGCGGCACAGGCACAGGCACGGGCGTGGGCGGCCGAGGCGGACGGCGTCGGTGAGCGTGTGCTGGCCGCGCTCCGTGAGCCGTACCTGATCGACGGCCGTTCGGTCAGCGTCGGCGTCAGCATCGGGCTGGTCGCGGCCGAGCCGGGCGACCGCCTCTCCGCCGATCTGCTGCTGCGCCGCGCCGACGCCGCGATGTACGCGGTCAAGCGTCGCGGCAAGGGTGCGCTGGTCCGCTACACCGGCCCGGTCGACGGCCCGAACGCCGACCTCCCGCAACTGCTCGCCGGCGCGCTCACCGGCGGCGACCCGGCCGCGTCCGGCTTCGAGGTGCACTACCAGCCGATCGTCCGGCTCGGCGACCGCACGACCGTGGCCGTCGAGGCGCTGGCCCGCTGGACCGACCCGGTCGCCGGCCCGATTCACCCCGACGTCTTCGTCACCATGGCCGAGCGCACCGGCCTGGTCTCCGCGATCGACGACTTCGTGCTCGACCAGGCCTGCGCCGACGCCCACGCGCTGGCCGAGCGCTACGGCCGCCCGATCGACGTCCACGTCAACGTCTCCGCCGGACGGCTCGGCCGGCAGGGACTGGAGGACGCGGTCGACGCGGCCCTGACCCGGCACGCGCTGCCGCCCGGCCGCCTGGTCGTCGAGATCACCGAGACGCTGCGCATCTCCGACCTGCCGCGCGCCGCCGCGGTGGTGGAGCGCCTGCGCGCCCGCGGTGTCCGGGTCGCCTTGGACGACTTCGGCAGCGGCTACAACGCGCTCGCCCAGCTGCACGGCCTGGCGGTGGACACGGTGAAGCTCGATTCCACGCTGACCGACGTCGACACCGCCCCGGACCGGGCCGGCGCCCTCTGCCGGTCGGTCGTCGCGATCTGCGCGGATCTGGGCATCACGGTGGTGGCCGAGGGCATCGAGACGCCGGAACGGGCGGCCGCGCTGGCGCGGCTGGGCTGCGCGCTGGGTCAGGGGTATCTTTTCGGGCCGCCGACCCCGCTGGCCCAGCTCGGTGAGCCGGCCGCTCCGGGGAGTTGCTGA
- a CDS encoding PP2C family protein-serine/threonine phosphatase, producing the protein MTLHLRWAAVTDQGHVRSNNEDCHYAGDRLLVVADGMGGMAAGDLASRITVESMVSLDAPIDTEHQMDALHKALEVANRRIAETVAADPSLQGMGTTLTAVLFNGERAAMAHVGDSRAYLLRDGRLNQLTKDDTYVQMLVDQGLIKPEEAAGHPRRAVVTRVLQGEPVSPAYVIVEPQAGDRWLLCSDGLTGVVNDATIEEEMRIVPDPKACAERLVDLALRGGGPDNVTVVIADVTDGN; encoded by the coding sequence ATGACCTTGCACCTGCGGTGGGCGGCCGTCACCGACCAAGGACACGTCCGGAGCAACAACGAGGACTGTCACTACGCCGGTGATCGGCTTCTCGTCGTCGCGGACGGCATGGGCGGCATGGCCGCCGGCGATCTGGCCAGCCGGATCACCGTGGAGTCCATGGTCTCGCTCGACGCGCCGATCGACACCGAACATCAGATGGACGCGCTGCACAAGGCGCTGGAAGTGGCAAACCGGAGGATCGCCGAGACGGTGGCCGCCGACCCCTCGCTCCAGGGAATGGGCACCACGCTGACGGCGGTGCTCTTCAACGGGGAGCGGGCGGCGATGGCCCACGTCGGGGACTCCCGGGCGTACCTGCTGCGGGACGGACGGCTCAACCAGCTCACCAAGGACGACACGTACGTCCAGATGCTGGTCGACCAGGGCCTGATCAAACCCGAGGAGGCGGCCGGGCACCCGCGCCGGGCGGTCGTCACCCGGGTCCTGCAGGGCGAGCCGGTGAGCCCGGCGTACGTCATCGTCGAACCCCAGGCCGGCGACCGGTGGCTGCTCTGCAGCGACGGACTCACCGGAGTGGTCAACGATGCGACCATCGAAGAAGAGATGCGTATCGTTCCCGACCCCAAGGCCTGCGCGGAGCGGCTCGTCGATCTGGCGCTGCGCGGCGGGGGACCGGACAACGTCACGGTGGTGATCGCCGACGTGACCGACGGGAACTGA